The following is a genomic window from Deltaproteobacteria bacterium.
CTTCCGCAACACCAACCCCCTCGCCGGGGCGGTCTGGCCCGTCCGTTTCCGGTCGCAACTTCTGAAGGCCTTCTTGAATTCAGTCACCGTCATCCTCCCCTTCCCCACCTCCACCAAAGTGCCGACAACGTTGCGGACCATATATTTTAAGAAGCCGTTGCCGCTAATTGCAATTCTGATCAAATCCCCCTTTGATTCCCCCTTTGTCAAAGGGGGATTAAGGGGGATTTTTCCAATCGATATCCGATAAATTTGTCGGACGGTTGTCTTGGCGGTGCTGTCCGAGGCGCAAAAGGCCCTGAAGTCGTGCTCGCCAATCAGAAGTTTTGCGGCCTGACGCATCTTCTTTATGTCAAGTGGGACGGGAATCTGCCAGACAGTGTCGGTCAAAAACGGGGAACGGATGCGGGAATTGAGAATAAAATAGTCATAGATTTTTTTCTTCGCCGATTTTTGGGCGTGGAAGGTGTCGGGAACAATCTTGGCATCAATGACGGCAATGTCATCAGGAAGAAGTGAGTTTAAACTGTGTACAAATCTTTGTAGTTTACCATCCACCATCCACGATCCACCATCCACCGGAACATCAAAATGCCCCACCTGCCCCAGCGCATGCACGCCGGAGTCGGTCCTGCCTGAACCGATAACGTTTATTTTTTTCTGAAACAGGCGATGGAGGGTCTTCTCCAGAATTTCCTGAATCGTGACGCCGTTCGGTTGGACCTGCCAGCCGCAATAAGCGGTTCCTTTGTACTGAAGTGTAAGCTTGATTCGAATTGCCACTATCCACCATCCACTATTCACCATCCACCAACAACAAATCAGAAGGCCATCAACAATCCAAAATAGGCGGAAAAACCGGAAAGGTCGAGGCCGGTTGATTTAAAACTGTCGATCTTGCTGTAACGCCCTTCGATGGTGAAATAAACGTCATCAATCCCCTTTGCTTCGAGCGTATCGCCGATGTCTTCAATCCGATCCAGCAGGAAGGCCAATCCCCCCATGCCGTGAAAACCGAATTTTAACCCCTTGATCGAGTCGCTATCCACACTCTCACGAAAAAACACATAATCCAGACCGGCGCCCACATAGGGAACGACAACCTGTTCGTTTTTGTAATCGATGCGAAAAATAAAACTGTTGCGGATGGGAATAAGCCACAGGCTTGTTTTATCGCCCGACGCGTCCCCCGAATCGACCCCCACCGCCTGACCGCTGTCGTGGAAAAACCCGACTGCCACCGTGGCGTTGAATTTCGACTTGTAAAGAAGGCCAAACTCGGCCTCCGCCCCCAGATTACAACATGTCCCGTAAAAATCCTTGACGACGTCATTCTGGGGAAACCACATTGAACCTTTCAGCTCGAAAGAAAACCATTTCCATTCGGGTTTCTTGCCGATGACTATATTCGAGGGAGATTCAATCATCTCCGGAGTGGTCGTGGTCTCTACCGGCGGCGTTGCCACCACCCCCGCCGATTCGTTGATCTGCTCCACCCTCACCCCTTCCTGCGGCGGAGTCGAAGTCGT
Proteins encoded in this region:
- the truA gene encoding tRNA pseudouridine(38-40) synthase TruA; amino-acid sequence: MVNSGWWIVAIRIKLTLQYKGTAYCGWQVQPNGVTIQEILEKTLHRLFQKKINVIGSGRTDSGVHALGQVGHFDVPVDGGSWMVDGKLQRFVHSLNSLLPDDIAVIDAKIVPDTFHAQKSAKKKIYDYFILNSRIRSPFLTDTVWQIPVPLDIKKMRQAAKLLIGEHDFRAFCASDSTAKTTVRQIYRISIGKIPLNPPLTKGESKGDLIRIAISGNGFLKYMVRNVVGTLVEVGKGRMTVTEFKKAFRSCDRKRTGQTAPARGLVLRKVVY